DNA from Vulpes vulpes isolate BD-2025 chromosome 9, VulVul3, whole genome shotgun sequence:
TTTAGAGCACATGGAGCCATTTGTTGGCTCAGGGAGACATCTGGAGCCAGGCCAGGCAGctccaccctctttttttttttttttttgagattttatttatttattcatgagagacatacacagagagggaggcagagacataggcagacagagaagcagagagagaagcaggctccatgcagggagcccaatgtgggacccaatcctgggactccaagatcatgccctgggtcaaaggcaggcgctcaaccgccgagccacccaggcgtcccagctccACCCTCTTATGTTCCATCAACAAACTCTCCTGGAGCTTCCACTATGTGCAGGCACCACATAAGCACAAGGGGTCTGGGGGAGTGAGTGGACAAGGCTGGCCCCTGCCCTCACAGGACAGACAAGTGAGGGAGGCAGACGTGTGACCCAAGGCTTCCCTGGAAAAGCAGCGGGACGGGGATCCCAGAGGAAGCACCCAACCCAGGAAGGGGCTGTGGTGATCAaggaaggcttcttggaagaAGAATGTCTGGAGCATGAGGAAGAACAGTAAGGGCACCAGGCAGAGGGCACCACATGTCCAAAGGCGTGAGGGTCCAATGGGCATGCCTCTTGCCCAATAGACAAGGCAAGGGTTCTCCAACTCCAGAGCTTTTGCATTGGCTGCGCCCTCTGCCTAGAATTCCCTTCCCACTCTGGGTTCCAGATCTGGTCCCTTCTCATCCTTTACATCTCAGCTCAGAGCGCCTTCCCTGAACCCCAACTCCCCGACCTCCCAACACTGCCTTTCATCTTGTCTCCATAGCAACCTATGGGAAGTTATCGTGCATCATGATATGTTAATGTGTTTGGTCATTTCTCCCCGCGTCAGACCATGACcctgggtgaggggagagggggcagTGCGGTGTCCCCAGTGTCTAGCCTGGGACATGGTTTGCAGTAGGTACCCGGTGAATGttcaaagaatgaatcttaatGGTCTCCCCAGGTCTTGGCGCCAGCTAGGGTCAAGGTGTAAGGAGGGCCCCCAACTGAACCAAAgcctcccaccccagcctccctcaCTCAGCACCCTCTTCCTTTGCGGCACCCACTTTACTGCGCATCAGCTGGCATCCggcgggctcccggggctccAGCTCACGGGAGATCTGTCGCAGGACAGAGGCTGCCAGTTGCCCGCGGTAGCAGGGCAGGAAGTTCCTCAGCAGGGCGTCCACCTGGCCTGCAGGGGTCAGAACAGGCAAGGGAGGCCCCATGTGAGCTCCCACCATCGCCCCAAAGCTGCCCAACAAGACATGCTCCAAATTCCACTCACCCTCCACAGGCTGTTTCTATCCACgtgggggccaggtggggggtTAGGGACTCAGGCTTAATTTATAACTGATGCAGAATAAACTTTACAATCTGATGCGCTTTGACACCTTTACACACCCAAGAAACCATCGCCACGATCAAGATAATGAACCCCCAAGTTTCCTCTTGCCCCTTCCCTGGGGAGagttttgaaatcttttaaaagccTCACCCTAGCACAAGGGAACTTTCTGCATTATGATCTAGGAAGTGATCACTCAAGTTTCAAAGTCCTTCAAACTGTTCCCCAAAGATGTGTGCACTTGGCTAAATGTAAAACGTAAATCCAAACTGCTGCGTGGAATGTGGACCCAATGGCTGGAGCTTCAGCAGTTATTGTGCACCACGAGGTGGGTTTGGGCACAGAAGCCACATGTGGCAGGAGGAATTCAGGTGTCTAACTTTTATCAGCCTGCCCACCACTGTACCTCTCTacaggcaagagaaataaatctttatcttgtttaagccactatagaaaaaaatacatggcatAAAGTAACTTACTGAATCCTTACAATGGTTCCACAACTAGACATTGTTGCtatccctgttttacaggtgAGAGAATGAGACCTAGACAGCTGACAtcatttgcccaaggccacccagcgAGTGAGGGCAGGGCCACGGTGTGAACTTGGATGGTCGGTCTCAAGTGTTTGCAAGACACACCACATGCCTGTACACATGCGGCTCCCTCTACCTGGGACGCTCTTCCCACATCTCCTACCCACCAACTCCACCACAATCCTCCCGCCCTGGCTTGACCATCATCTCCATGGTGGGCAGTTACCTGCCTCTTCTTCCCTCGACTTGAGGAACCTATGGGGTTCCACTGCGTTCATTCGTCACCTGCCATTCCTGTAATGATAACTTGATCTTCTTTCCTGGTCCAGGTTATAAGCCCAGGAGAGTGGAACATTCTCAACCCCACTGTGTCCCCAGTACCCAGCAtacagtagatgctcaactaTGTGAGGGCACCAGCCCTTCTCAGTCTCGTATCAGAAACTGAGCCTGTTTCCCCAGAGTCCCCAGGCAGAGGGCCCTGCTGGAACCTTCTCATCGAGGAAAATCAGCCCAGGAGATCTGGCTGGGCCTGGGACACCTCCCACCTGgtccctcaccctcctcctgaACCCATGCCCCAAATAGGGTTACCAGATttaccaaataaaaatacatgacaccaattaaatttgaatttcagagaaattaGGAACCATTTTTTAGCCTAAGTATGTTCCCATGCAaaatttgggacatacttatacaaGAGTATTCACTACTTATCTGGAATTCCCATTAGTAGGCATCCTACTACTCTCAGACACTGTGTCTGACAATCTTAGCCCCAAACTCCACTTGCCCCACTCCCACCTCACCCCATGCTGGCTCACCCctcaggtgctgctgctgccgcttGTCCAGGGGGCTCGAGGGCCGCCCACCCATCCTGCTGCCGTCTCTAGGGGCTTCCTTGAGAGCAAAGCAGACGCTacctcccctcccacagccccaAGGTTTCTGGGCTCAGGGGCAGCCCAAGAACAGGGCAGCTGATGAGGGGTTTGGATGCTGAGACCAGCTGCCTGGGCTCTGAAGCCAGAGCATGGCCcctgtgtgaatgtgtgtgtcggggtgggagggggaaggagtGAGGGAATGCCCgccccatccctgccctgccccaccctgcaCCTGCGTCCTCCTGGTTCCCCTGGGGCCAAGGCCTTCAGAGCTGCTGGTTTCTGCAGGGGCcactggggcagccccaggggtggTTGGGAGTATGGAAGACTAGAATCCTAGCtttggaggagggaggcagggccaaCACCGGGCAGGACCAGCAGCAGTTGTTGGTGTGTGGgacaggggagggggatgggcaggGCCAGGGTGTCTAAACACCCGCTCCCTGCTTCCACTGTGCCTACCGCCTGCTGGGTGCTGCTGGGTGCTGAGAGGATCCAGCACTGACCCAGCCGCCAGCAACCCCCAGACCGGAGAGGCAGAGCTGGACAGACACCCCCAGTTTCCTGGGGCCGGTGCTAGGGCAGGGGGATAGGGTGGGGGGATGTTGGTGTGCCACAGATTGGTGGGACGTGCCCCCCTTGTGTTTGTTTTGTCAGCCTGTGCTCCATCAGTGCAGATAGCCCTGGACTTCATCAGGTTAGCTGGATCTTCCTACGCCTTCACCTGTTTTTCCAGTGCCTGGTAGAGAGCAGCCCTCAGTTTgatgaaggaagagaggaagggtaGGAGCAGAGTCTGCTCCAGGCTGAATTATCATCAAATGTGACTCTCACAGGGTGTCAGACGAGGGGAGTGTTGAGTTCCAGGGGCCGGAATGTGGATGTAATGACTGGAGCATGTGCAGCCCACCTTGGACCATAAGGTGAAACCCACATAATGACAATGACCCAACTACGATGTGGGAACCAGGGGTCCCGGAAGAGTTCATGACATTGCTCCATCAACCCTGGGTGGCATCCCTTCAGAAAAAAAGCTAACTCTCCattttgtttaagccaccaggAACATCTGACTGTAATCCTCACCAATGCCCCAGGTTCATGTCTTCTCTTGACAACCATCACTCGTTGCCAGACTGACTGTCTTCCTTGAATGATGTGCCAGGGATGCAGAAGTGGGCAAAACGGACCATGGTCAGCCCCCATGGACCATCAGCTGGCACAGCAACAAAACGGTCAGATAATATTAAAGGTAAGGAGGAAAAATGgaatgggaagagggagaaagtacCAGGGGTGGAGCACGATCAGGGAGGTGATGTTGTGCCTCAACCTAAAGCAAGTGAGGGCCCAAGTCATGcaaaaagctggagaaaaaagaatactGGGTAgtgcacatgcaaaggccctgaggtggggatTGTTTGACAGGTTCTGGCACAGCACGAGGTGGGTAGGCTgaagggaggtgagtgagggGCAGACACAAGCAGGTCTGAGCAGGGGCAGCTGCTCctacagggagaggggcagaaaggggACCCGTCCCAGAGGCCCCCCACATGGGGTCCCCATGCCTGTCTCATCACTTCCCTCTGCTTCTTGGCACCCCCATCCTGGCTTCTGCCTGAAGCACCAGGGTCACGGCCACCTGCTGTTGCCCAAGCCCATGGCTGGgttgctttctctgcttctcttcacGTTTCCGCCCTGGCCCTGACCCACTTCCTCACTCTCACATCTGAGTGATTGACCCAGACAAGATGTTAAAGGAAACTTCACTTTCTGTGGTTTTTGGCTTCGGAGTTTCAATCCCCACAGCCTGACCAGGTGCCTCTGTGGGACGCGCCCAGCCCCCAAACTTGGCATAGCTCAAGCATGGCTGGGGGCCCCCCTGTGCCCACCAGCCTCCCCCGCTGCAAGCCCTGGTGCCATGAAGCTGACAGGTGGGTCATGCAGTCACACTGTGGGAAAATGCTACAGCCTGGAACATCACAGACTGAGGCGTCCTGGCACATTCAAGGCTCTGAGAAGGCCCGCAGCATAGTGGGACAGCGGCTGCCACTGGCCCTATGTGTGCAGGGAGAGCTCAGTCAAGTGTATCATGGGCTGAATGGTATACCCCAAAAGGATACGTCCACAggctactataaaaaaaagaacaaaacacatgttggtaaggatgtgaagaCATTGGAACACTTgggcactgttggcaggaatataaaatggtgcagccactgtaggaaccagtatggaggttcctcaaaatttaacCATAGCATCACCAAATGAATCAGCAAGTCCACTGCTAGAAATATCTCCAAAGAACTGAAAGTCAGGTCTTGAGCTATTTATATAActgtgttcacagcagcactatcaCAATAAACAAagtgtggaagcaacccaagtgtctactgacagatgaatggaaaaatgtgtggcacatacatacaatggaacattctTCGGccataaagaggaaggaaatcctgacccCGGCTACATGAATGAACCTTAAGGACATGAGACTGAATTAGGGTAATGGACAGTGATGACAGCTGCACAATGGTGTGAACATACTTAATGCCCCTGAACTGGACTCTTAAAAATAGCTACGATGGTTAAATTTTGTTACGTGTTTTttaacacagacacacatacacagaggatATGTCCCTGGGAGCCTCAGATTGTGACCTTATTTGCAACTATAATTCTTAAGGATCTTGAGAAGAGTTCACCCCGGATCTAGGGTTGTCCTATAGCCAATGATAGATGTTCTCACTAGAACGGtagagaacacagagagacacagagggagaaggacacgagagacagagactggAATGATGTGTCCACAAGTCAAGGCCCGCGAAGAGTGCCAGCAGTCACCaaaacacagaagagaggcacaggacagattctccctcagagcttccagaagggaGGACCTgtggacaccttgatttcagacctctGACCTCCTGAACTGGGCAACCATAAATTTTGTGGTACTTTGCTCTGGCAGCCCCGGGAAATTCCCCCAGGGTGCCCATCCCTGACCTCCATGCGCTGGGACACGGGCTTCAGGTCACACGGTCAGCCTGGGCATCCCTGGTCCCGCTGCCCTCCAAGGACCATGAGACAGTGGAAACTTCAAGCAAATGCTCCATTTAATATCTGGTCACCCCGAGCCACGGCTGGTGGGTTGAGCACCCCAGGGCAGGACTGACGGCTGGATCCTGTGACCTTCCAGCAGCACCACGTAGCTTTCTGAAAATGAAGCCTGGAGTGGTGATGGCAGTGGGATCCCGCCCAGGAAGGTCCCTGCCCACAAGGGCTTTTTGTGGTCCCCGCTGCGGTGTCCCTTGGGGCCAGCTACAACGTGGAATGCTTCTCAAAGGGCACAGTCAGGAGTCGGGCAGCTGCCTCGTCCAGGAACCAGCAAAGTTTCCCTGTGTGGGGCTGGACcagggcggcggggagggggttcTCCTCCTTGTCCTCCAAAATCCGCTGCATAGAAAGGGCAGTAGCATGAAAGCATGAGGCCcaccagcacccccagcacccctcagAGCTCCcatggccccccacccccacagacaAGACTCTCCTACTCTCAACATGTGATGTTGCCTTGCCAGCTGTCCTAGCTTTAACCAATCAGCAGGTCCTTTCCTTTTCTACCTATCACCTGTGACTGCTCGATATGAGGGTCAGCTCCCCTTCCCTACACAGGCTAGAGTCACACTTTTGCTCTGCAGATCACACTCTGTCTCAGTCACAACTACTCTGCTCTGCTGTTACACAGTAAAAGGTGTTAGTAGATGACACATCGACAAACGGGCACAGCCTATTCCTGTAAAGCTTTATTTATGGACATTGCGATCCGAATTCCATAGAATTTTCATGCATCAGAGAAtactgattttgctttttttcctgtttgctttaGGATCCTTCTTAGCTGGTGGGATTTGGTCCTGCGGGCCATGGTGTGCTGATCCCCTGATGTGACCTCACGATGAGTAGAAATTATAAATACCACTTTCTAATAGCCAGGCCTATCCCATGCACTCATTTACTCTGCCCACAGCCCAGTGAGGTCACCTCTGTTCCcacccccattttatagttgGGGAAGCTGCGGCTTGGGTGGCCTCATGTGAGCTAAAATCGCCTGGACTGGCCATCAGGAGGTCCATGGGGAGGGGCCCTCCCAACCCACCTTGCAGATGGGAAAGTAGAGGCTTGGGTGGGGGGGGTTGTAAAGTGGCTGCCCAAGGCCTTGCTGGGCATCGCCGGTAGGGATGCTGGTCTGCTGGATTCTTTACAGTCTGCACCCTTAACCCCAACACCAAGCACCCTGTGAGGACATCTGGGCTCAACAGTTTGGAAGGACgaattattatttgttaatttttaaaaacatttcccctttcttccaTAGTTGGCCTTTTCAGTGAcagtgattaaaatatatttttatcttattaataGCTTATCTATtctatattttcctaaaatgctacggataaatatatcattttttcttattcctcCATTTTTTACCTATTCCTACTACATAATTCTCCCCCCTGATTAGTTTTGTCAGGTCTATCTTTGGGAATCTATCACCATTAAGCTTTTAAGAATATTAACCAattcatcaatttctttttttttaatattgtaattatttatttcagacagagagagagcaaataaaCAGGAGAAGAAGcggatggagaggaagaaagattcCAAAGCAGACTCcgtgatgagcacagagccagacatggggctcaagctcacgaccatgagatcactacccagccaaaaccaagagtcagacacttaacccactgagtcacccaggcaccccttaactaattcattaatttctgattttattttatttttttttaaagatttatttatttattcatgagagagagaggcaggcagagacataagctctacttagggagcccgatgtgggatctgAACCCCGGaacctgggatcataccctgagccaaaggcagatgctcaaccgctgagccacccaggcgtccctaatttcTGACTTTAATGTCAGTTATTCCTTCCACTGACTTTCTCTAATTTATGTCatcattctttttcctaaatcTAAAGTGctcaatttaacttttttttaatttaataattttttttaatattctgtttttaagtaatttctacacccaatatgggccTTAAACTTACACcctagagatcaagagtcacatgctctaccgactgagtcagccaggtgcccctatttaacaatttttaaaactgcctTTTTTACACTATGAATTTACCTCTGAGTACAGCTCTAGCTTCATCCCATCAATTTGATTTCATAACAGTTTGTTCCTAACTAACCTTTAATTAGTTTCCATCTCCTCTTCAACCCATGAATTACTAAAGTACCCTGAGACCTGGTACTTCCAGCACAATAATGTCTGGGGCTCTATTCTATCCCTGGGCCCACATGCCTGTGACCTTCTTAGGAATGAGGCCCTCAGCCATTACCTTCAGGACAGCAGCCTTGCCTTCTCCAGTTGCCACAAAGATGACAGTTCGGGCCGCATTCAGCACAGGAAGTGTGAGGGTCACGCGCTGTGGTGGTGGCTTTGGGGAATCACTGATGGGGGCAACAATCTTCTCCCGTTCCTAGGGGAGGGCGGCCCAGAGTGGAGATAGAAGGGCAATGACACTTCAACTTCTTGTGAGCTCATACACACTTAGCATGGTCCATCCATCATTCCATCCCCTCCTACAAATCCTGTGGTGCTTGATCTAAACCTTCACTTTAAGATGGGTGAACTGAGGCTCAAAAGAGTTAAGCCCAGCCAACTGGCAAAGGCTGACTCAAATCCCGCTGTGGGTACCCAGCCGCCCAAAAGTGGCCCTCCCTCTGGAAGCCCTGGTCAGCAGAGGCCCATGCGGGGGTGCTTACCTGCAGGAGGGGGTGGTCTGGGAAGAGTGAGCAGGTGTGGCCATCAGGACCCACCCCGAGAATTAGCAGGTCAAAAACTGGAATAGAGTCCCCTTGGAAGGCCTGggtgggaaaaaagacagtcctGACAGGTGTGGGGGATACTCCAAGGGCACAAACAAACAGTAGTCAGAAAAAGAATCCCAAGTGGTTATAACACAGGGTGCAAGACTCAGCCTCACCTGCATGAAAGGGACTTTATGAAGTTCCATATTTCACCTGACTGGCCAAGAGTCTGGGGACACAACTGTCCCCAAGATGTGAGAACCCAGGCCCGCTCCCAGAGTGTCAGAAGCTGGGCTGCCCTCAGGGACCCAAAGGTGGGGCTGTGGCCTCTCAGAAGGGAGATCCTCAAAGGCATCTGTCCAGGGTGGAACCGCATTTGCCAACTGTCCTTGTAGAGGGGGGTAGATTTTGCTGGTGACAATCACGCAGTGCCGCCTGCAGGGCTGCTCCATCACCACTGTATGGATGAGGCCTCCCTGGGGCCACACTCTGGGACTTACCTGTCTCAGCTTCTTGGCATAGTCCTCGGCTGCCTCCTCCACAGGTAGCTGGGGGTTAATGGTGATCACCTGGCTGTCAGGAATGGGCAGCCTGGAGAGCAAGTGGGTCTGCAGGAGATGGAGGGACAAAGTCACCAACAGCAACGCATGGTTCCCAGAGGCATGAGGATGCCTCCAGGACAGGACTGCCATTACACCCACCTCCTGTGGGAGTCAGGAACCCAGTGGCATTCTACCAGGAGTCTTTCTCAAGTCCAGCAGGATTGGGGGCCTCCTGGCCCCAGCCTGCACCCAAGTAGCCACACCACAGCCCTGTTTCCAAGCCCCCAGGGTTCCCTGCACCTCAGGATCAAACCcagcccctctctgccctccatAAGGTCCTGCTGACCTTGCCACCCCAACCCACACGTAAGCCACTGCTCCTGCCTGGGAAACTCCTCTACATCCTTCAGACCACCTTTTC
Protein-coding regions in this window:
- the PGLS gene encoding 6-phosphogluconolactonase, translating into MAAPAPGLISVFSSPQELGASLAQLVAQRAACCLAGARARFALGLSGGSLVSMLARELPAAAAPAGPAGLARWTVGFCDERLVPFEHAESTYGLYRTHLLSRLPIPDSQVITINPQLPVEEAAEDYAKKLRQAFQGDSIPVFDLLILGVGPDGHTCSLFPDHPLLQEREKIVAPISDSPKPPPQRVTLTLPVLNAARTVIFVATGEGKAAVLKRILEDKEENPLPAALVQPHTGKLCWFLDEAAARLLTVPFEKHSTL